The following are encoded in a window of Pseudomonas multiresinivorans genomic DNA:
- a CDS encoding nuclear transport factor 2 family protein yields the protein MAHPNAQLIERFYQAFQRRDGEAMAACYSADVQFSDPVFTDLHGAEAGDMWRMLTARAQDFSLTYEGVEADGQRGSARWVASYTFTQTGRKVTNHIRAHFHFRDGLICQHVDSFDLWKWSRQALGAKGALLGWAPPVQAAIRAQAAKGLAAYRAQRAAKAG from the coding sequence ATGGCCCATCCCAACGCCCAGCTGATCGAACGTTTCTACCAGGCCTTCCAGCGCCGCGACGGCGAAGCCATGGCCGCCTGCTACAGCGCCGATGTGCAATTCAGCGATCCGGTCTTCACCGACTTGCACGGCGCCGAGGCCGGTGACATGTGGCGCATGCTCACCGCTCGCGCCCAGGACTTCTCGCTGACCTATGAAGGCGTCGAGGCTGATGGGCAGCGGGGTTCGGCTCGCTGGGTGGCGTCCTACACCTTCACCCAGACCGGTCGGAAAGTGACTAATCACATCCGGGCACATTTCCACTTTCGCGACGGATTGATCTGTCAGCACGTGGACAGCTTCGACCTCTGGAAGTGGTCGCGCCAGGCCCTCGGCGCCAAGGGAGCCCTGCTGGGCTGGGCGCCGCCGGTGCAGGCGGCGATCCGCGCGCAGGCCGCTAAAGGCCTCGCGGCATACCGCGCACAACGAGCAGCGAAGGCCGGATAG
- a CDS encoding lipopolysaccharide kinase InaA family protein, which yields MLFKPQRKRFPHTIRNGELTLHAGDSASAGLLAGIADLIRQREQGRRIVGCVQGNGALSFVKVSRVDGIRSKVRLLLGRKRRQGGFDWTVAELLNTTEASARNAPVPAVHGFGYRKRRYGLIDELFLLTEFLDGYVDGVQALEQEHLPVGQLLAQALDLVGQLHARQIAHLDLWLGNVMVHTGGGSPKVIDLENCYIGPLPHFAAVLGFQFGFLYYYRARQYIDEGRFDQLVEVALAHYPQLDRAVFDAIYRQAKHQHVGRKERHRLVSHGRFIAD from the coding sequence ATGCTGTTCAAACCACAACGGAAGCGGTTTCCCCATACCATCAGGAATGGTGAACTGACGCTGCATGCAGGTGATTCAGCCTCTGCCGGCTTGCTGGCCGGAATTGCCGATCTCATTCGCCAGCGTGAGCAAGGGCGTCGCATCGTCGGTTGCGTCCAGGGCAACGGCGCCTTGTCCTTCGTAAAGGTCAGCCGAGTCGATGGGATTCGATCCAAAGTTCGCCTGCTACTGGGCCGCAAGCGTCGGCAGGGTGGCTTTGACTGGACGGTCGCAGAGCTCCTCAACACCACGGAAGCCAGTGCGCGCAATGCGCCGGTCCCGGCCGTGCACGGCTTTGGGTATCGCAAGCGGCGCTATGGACTGATAGATGAGCTGTTCCTGCTCACCGAGTTCCTTGATGGCTACGTCGATGGTGTGCAAGCCCTGGAACAGGAGCACCTGCCCGTTGGGCAGTTGCTGGCACAGGCACTCGACCTCGTAGGGCAACTGCACGCCAGGCAGATTGCCCACCTCGACCTGTGGCTCGGCAACGTCATGGTCCATACCGGCGGCGGGTCGCCCAAGGTGATCGATCTGGAGAACTGCTACATCGGCCCGCTGCCGCATTTTGCTGCGGTGCTCGGTTTCCAGTTCGGCTTCCTTTACTACTACCGGGCGCGGCAATACATCGACGAAGGTCGTTTCGACCAGTTAGTGGAAGTTGCACTCGCGCACTATCCGCAGCTGGACCGTGCGGTATTCGACGCCATCTACCGTCAGGCAAAGCATCAGCACGTCGGCCGCAAGGAGCGTCATAGACTGGTGAGCCACGGTCGTTTCATCGCCGACTGA
- a CDS encoding amino acid ABC transporter ATP-binding protein yields MSEATNKTAQPAVGDHVMITMKGVNKWYGQFHVLKDINLEVKQGERIVLCGPSGSGKSTTIRCINRLEEHQQGSIVVDGTELTNDLKQIEAIRSEVGMVFQHFNLFPHLTVLQNCTLAPMWVRKMPKRQAEEVAMHYLERVRIPEQAHKFPGQLSGGQQQRVAIARALCMKPKIMLFDEPTSALDPEMVKEVLDTMIGLAQSGMTMLCVTHEMGFARTVANRVIFMDKGEIVEQAPPDQFFDNPQSDRTKLFLSQILH; encoded by the coding sequence ATGTCTGAAGCCACCAACAAGACCGCACAGCCGGCCGTCGGCGATCACGTGATGATCACCATGAAGGGCGTGAACAAGTGGTACGGCCAGTTCCACGTGCTCAAGGACATCAACCTGGAGGTCAAGCAGGGCGAGCGCATCGTGCTCTGCGGGCCGTCCGGTTCGGGCAAGTCGACCACCATCCGCTGCATCAACCGCCTGGAGGAGCACCAGCAGGGCAGCATCGTGGTCGACGGCACCGAGCTGACCAACGACCTCAAGCAGATCGAGGCGATCCGCAGCGAAGTCGGCATGGTGTTCCAGCACTTCAACCTGTTCCCGCACCTGACAGTGCTGCAGAACTGCACCCTGGCGCCCATGTGGGTGCGCAAGATGCCCAAGCGCCAGGCCGAGGAAGTCGCCATGCATTACCTGGAGCGCGTGCGCATCCCGGAGCAGGCCCACAAGTTCCCCGGCCAGCTTTCCGGCGGCCAGCAGCAGCGTGTGGCGATCGCCCGCGCGCTGTGCATGAAGCCCAAAATCATGCTGTTCGACGAGCCCACCTCGGCACTCGACCCGGAAATGGTCAAGGAAGTGCTCGACACCATGATCGGCCTGGCGCAGAGCGGCATGACCATGCTCTGCGTAACCCACGAGATGGGCTTCGCCCGCACCGTGGCGAACCGGGTGATCTTCATGGACAAGGGCGAGATCGTGGAGCAGGCGCCGCCGGACCAGTTCTTCGACAACCCGCAGTCGGACCGCACAAAGCTGTTCCTCAGCCAGATCCTGCATTGA
- a CDS encoding TAXI family TRAP transporter solute-binding subunit, translating to MQRLLNMLKDLAILVRANLWLVPVLAALVAAVFYFVAPPPPMSATLATGAPGGGYAVFGQRLKEELAKQGFDLQLVRTAGSRENLDKLLDGKSGVDLALVQSGQEQQLEAKQRAHLQTLGAMFQEPLWLFQRREAKIDRLADLLALRVAIGSAGSGTEAVTQAILKANEIPTDPLPAGWQARGGNAVANELLAGELDAAFFVGPAENPLVQRLAASPDLTLTGFRRAHAYEARIPFLKRVEVSEGLLNLAQNIPDQDIATLSPVATLVANGDFHPALTPLILEAARAVMKSGTLLDPADAFPSAEPRTLALQEDAERYYKSGPPLLQRFLPFRIASLADRYIILLIPFIAILIPLLKSIGPLYRWRIRARIYRWYRYLREIDRRLDERTGSAELSTEIERLEQLEAELAKVEVPLSYYNELYELHLHLNYVIRRLRQLRRNRRERDEGLAPAAD from the coding sequence ATGCAACGCCTGCTCAATATGCTCAAGGACCTCGCCATCCTGGTCCGTGCCAACCTCTGGCTGGTGCCGGTGCTGGCCGCACTGGTCGCCGCGGTCTTCTACTTCGTCGCTCCGCCACCGCCGATGAGCGCCACCCTGGCCACTGGCGCTCCAGGTGGCGGCTATGCGGTGTTCGGCCAACGCCTGAAAGAGGAGTTGGCCAAGCAGGGCTTCGACTTGCAGCTGGTGCGCACCGCCGGCTCGCGGGAGAATCTCGACAAGCTGCTGGATGGCAAGAGTGGCGTAGACCTGGCGCTGGTGCAGAGCGGCCAGGAGCAGCAGCTCGAAGCCAAGCAGCGCGCGCACTTGCAGACTCTCGGTGCAATGTTCCAGGAGCCGCTGTGGCTGTTCCAGCGCCGCGAAGCGAAGATCGACCGCCTCGCCGACCTGCTCGCACTGCGCGTCGCCATCGGCAGCGCCGGCAGCGGCACCGAGGCTGTGACCCAGGCGATCCTCAAGGCCAACGAGATTCCCACCGATCCTCTGCCCGCCGGCTGGCAGGCACGTGGCGGCAACGCGGTGGCCAACGAACTGCTGGCCGGCGAGCTGGATGCGGCCTTCTTCGTTGGCCCGGCGGAAAACCCGCTGGTGCAGCGCCTGGCCGCCAGCCCCGATCTCACGCTCACCGGCTTTCGTCGCGCCCATGCCTATGAGGCACGGATTCCCTTCCTCAAGCGCGTGGAAGTCAGCGAAGGCCTGCTGAACCTGGCGCAGAATATTCCGGATCAGGACATCGCCACCCTATCGCCGGTGGCGACCCTGGTGGCCAACGGCGACTTCCACCCGGCGCTCACCCCGCTGATCCTGGAGGCCGCACGGGCCGTGATGAAGAGCGGCACCCTGCTCGACCCGGCCGACGCCTTCCCCAGCGCAGAACCCCGGACGCTGGCACTGCAGGAAGACGCCGAGCGCTACTACAAGAGTGGCCCGCCGCTGCTGCAGCGCTTCCTGCCGTTCCGCATCGCCTCGCTGGCGGACCGCTACATCATCCTGCTGATTCCTTTCATTGCCATCCTCATCCCGCTGCTCAAGTCCATCGGCCCGCTGTACCGCTGGCGCATCCGCGCGCGCATCTACCGCTGGTACCGCTACCTGCGAGAGATCGACCGGCGCCTGGACGAACGCACCGGTAGCGCCGAGCTGAGCACCGAGATCGAACGCCTGGAGCAGCTGGAGGCCGAACTGGCCAAGGTCGAGGTGCCGCTGTCCTACTACAACGAGCTGTACGAGCTGCACCTGCACCTGAACTACGTGATCCGCCGCCTGCGCCAGCTACGCCGCAACCGACGCGAGCGCGACGAGGGGCTGGCGCCGGCGGCGGACTGA
- a CDS encoding DUF4344 domain-containing metallopeptidase — protein sequence MPALHAFTVVASPLSGHPRMHCSYLALLLLLCANLLFAAPTPQSLTPNVARFVLANAEFSVMHEMGHMLIAEYDLPVLGREEDAADQLGFILLFRLYAKLPRDEVDARLLDIADYWRLEWQTPKPPPDQVLAWDSHPLDEQRYYNIACLLYGSDMARLDWLPPLTGLPYERAVYCDQEFQQASKAFEWIRHARRHPSIQHRAALRLNYDTPAVDRDSTLPLIALLRDGDHLQRMVDEVFRLFRPPRPLTIQLVSCGAPDAWYNSNSGEMALCYERLQHFREMAENLPRLRTPVTRQCPGPVGLRPGGC from the coding sequence ATGCCCGCCTTGCACGCCTTCACTGTCGTAGCGTCCCCGCTCTCCGGGCATCCCCGGATGCACTGCTCGTACCTCGCGTTGCTGTTGCTGCTCTGCGCCAACCTACTTTTCGCTGCCCCGACGCCGCAGTCGCTCACGCCCAACGTCGCGCGCTTCGTGCTGGCCAACGCCGAATTCAGCGTGATGCACGAGATGGGGCACATGCTGATCGCCGAGTACGACCTTCCGGTACTCGGGCGCGAGGAGGACGCGGCGGACCAGCTCGGCTTCATCCTGCTGTTCCGCCTCTACGCGAAGCTGCCGCGCGACGAGGTCGACGCGCGCCTGCTGGACATCGCCGACTACTGGCGCCTGGAATGGCAGACGCCCAAGCCGCCACCGGACCAGGTGCTGGCCTGGGACAGTCATCCGCTGGACGAACAGCGCTACTACAACATCGCCTGCCTGCTCTACGGCAGCGACATGGCGCGCCTGGACTGGCTGCCGCCGTTGACCGGGCTGCCCTACGAACGTGCCGTGTACTGTGACCAGGAGTTCCAGCAGGCCAGCAAGGCATTCGAGTGGATTCGCCACGCGCGGCGGCATCCGTCGATCCAGCACCGCGCCGCGCTGCGTCTGAACTACGACACGCCGGCGGTGGACCGCGATAGCACGCTGCCGCTGATCGCCCTGCTACGTGACGGTGATCATCTGCAACGCATGGTGGACGAGGTGTTCCGGCTGTTCCGCCCGCCGCGTCCGCTGACGATCCAACTGGTCAGCTGCGGCGCACCGGACGCCTGGTACAACAGCAACAGCGGGGAAATGGCGCTCTGCTACGAGCGCCTGCAGCACTTCCGCGAAATGGCCGAGAACCTGCCACGACTGCGCACCCCAGTGACGCGGCAGTGCCCTGGCCCGGTCGGACTCAGGCCGGGCGGATGCTGA
- a CDS encoding GlxA family transcriptional regulator, whose translation MFRIALFVCPQTLCSSLGLAMDSFHLANRLAGERHFEVLRVSAEGEPVDLSFGRVAVEGGLELAAGCDLLLVPATGADIDATFAANQPLLAWLRRAPASVQLGSLCSSAFLLAEAGVLDGRRATTHWALETTFRERYPQVRLDIDALCTDDNGRLCSGGAQAGLDLCLYLIERHAGAALARRAAATLVFEHGRGRQRRFTPLLPDPLPAGSPLEPLLAWLEDNYAQPFDLSSLAQRVHCSTRTLLRRFREQVGMSPNDYVQRLRIASAQEALGDPGRSLERIASDVGYADRASFARLFKQVCGETPGAFRQRLIGRQTQDLPEL comes from the coding sequence ATGTTCAGGATAGCCCTGTTCGTCTGCCCGCAAACCCTGTGTTCCAGCCTTGGCCTGGCCATGGACAGCTTCCACCTTGCCAACCGCCTGGCCGGTGAGCGCCATTTCGAGGTGCTGCGGGTCAGTGCCGAGGGTGAGCCGGTGGACCTGTCCTTCGGCCGCGTGGCGGTGGAGGGCGGGCTCGAACTCGCCGCCGGCTGCGACCTGCTGCTGGTTCCCGCCACCGGCGCGGATATCGACGCCACGTTCGCCGCCAATCAGCCACTGCTTGCCTGGCTGCGTCGCGCCCCTGCCAGCGTGCAGCTCGGCAGCCTGTGCAGCAGCGCTTTCCTGCTGGCCGAAGCCGGCGTGCTGGATGGTCGTCGCGCCACCACGCATTGGGCGCTGGAGACGACCTTCCGGGAGCGTTATCCACAGGTGCGGCTGGACATCGACGCCCTGTGCACCGACGACAACGGCCGGCTCTGCTCCGGCGGCGCCCAGGCCGGGCTGGACCTGTGCCTGTACCTGATCGAACGCCATGCCGGCGCCGCCCTGGCGCGGCGCGCGGCGGCGACCCTGGTGTTCGAGCACGGGCGAGGCCGTCAGCGGCGCTTCACTCCCCTGCTACCCGACCCGCTGCCCGCCGGTTCGCCGCTGGAGCCTCTGTTGGCCTGGCTGGAGGACAACTACGCGCAACCCTTCGACCTCTCCAGCCTGGCGCAGCGCGTGCACTGCTCCACGCGCACGCTGTTGCGGCGTTTTCGCGAGCAGGTGGGAATGTCACCGAACGATTACGTGCAGCGCCTGCGTATCGCTTCGGCACAGGAAGCGCTGGGCGATCCGGGGCGCTCGCTGGAGCGCATCGCCAGTGATGTCGGCTACGCCGACCGGGCGAGCTTCGCGCGGCTGTTCAAGCAGGTGTGCGGGGAGACGCCGGGGGCTTTCCGGCAGAGGCTGATAGGGCGGCAGACTCAGGACTTGCCTGAGCTATAG
- a CDS encoding glutathione S-transferase family protein, producing the protein MSELILHHYPTSPFAEKARLMLGFKQLPWRSVTIPPLMPKPDLMPLTGGYRKTPVLQVGADIYCDTALIARRLDQEKAVPALFPEGHEFTVASFSLWVDSVVFQHAVSLVFQPESIAMRFGKLPPEFLKAFVADRSQLFSGGTASKLSAEQAKHQWPAFMARVEEQLAREEGDFLFGEPSVADLSLAHCLWFVKATPVTSPLVDAYPALSAWLGRVLGFGHGAPSEMSSEEAIAVARDSQPAALPQEDFVDPNGFTPGQRVVIAATDYGCDPVEGELVHAGLESLILRREDPRAGTVHVHFPRVGFSIRPA; encoded by the coding sequence ATGTCCGAGCTGATCCTGCACCACTACCCGACTTCACCGTTCGCCGAAAAGGCGCGCCTGATGCTGGGCTTCAAGCAGCTGCCCTGGCGCTCGGTGACCATCCCGCCGCTGATGCCCAAGCCGGACCTGATGCCGCTCACCGGCGGCTACCGCAAGACGCCGGTGCTGCAGGTCGGCGCCGATATCTACTGCGACACCGCGCTGATTGCCCGCCGCCTGGACCAGGAAAAGGCCGTGCCCGCCCTGTTCCCAGAAGGTCACGAATTCACCGTTGCGAGCTTCTCGCTGTGGGTCGACTCGGTGGTCTTCCAGCACGCGGTCAGCCTTGTGTTCCAGCCCGAATCCATCGCCATGCGCTTCGGCAAGCTGCCGCCGGAGTTCCTCAAGGCCTTCGTCGCAGACCGCAGCCAGCTGTTCAGCGGCGGCACGGCCAGCAAACTGTCGGCCGAGCAGGCCAAGCACCAGTGGCCGGCTTTCATGGCGCGCGTCGAGGAGCAACTGGCCCGCGAAGAAGGCGATTTCCTGTTCGGCGAACCTTCGGTAGCCGACCTGTCCCTCGCCCACTGCCTGTGGTTCGTCAAGGCCACGCCGGTCACTTCGCCACTGGTGGACGCCTACCCGGCGCTCAGTGCCTGGCTCGGCCGCGTGCTGGGCTTCGGCCATGGCGCACCCAGTGAAATGAGCAGCGAAGAAGCCATCGCCGTGGCGCGCGACAGCCAGCCCGCCGCATTGCCCCAGGAAGACTTCGTCGACCCCAACGGCTTCACACCCGGCCAGCGCGTGGTGATCGCCGCCACCGACTACGGCTGCGATCCGGTGGAAGGCGAGCTGGTGCACGCCGGGCTGGAAAGCCTGATCCTGCGCCGCGAGGACCCGCGCGCCGGCACGGTGCATGTGCACTTCCCTCGCGTCGGCTTCAGCATCCGCCCGGCCTGA
- the yejK gene encoding nucleoid-associated protein YejK — MPIRHAIVHLIDKKPDGNPATLHARDAELGDSQAIENLMADLNESYNAKPNKAWGLFQGESGAYPFSGWLGEYLDSGKDFVAFSKQAVEHLKTLMEESNLSTGGHVLFCHYQQGMTDYLSIALLHHSEGVAVTEALEVTPSRHLDLGQLHMAARINISEWRNNKTSKQYISFIKGKGGKKVSDYFRDFIGCTEGVDGPSETRTLLKAFSDFVESEDLPEEQAREKTDVLVDYATSQAKIGEPMALDALSELMDDQAPRAFYDYIRNKDYGLSPEIPADKRTLNQFRRFTGRAEGLSISFEAHLLGSKVEYDEERDMLIIRGLPTQLQDQLKRRKD, encoded by the coding sequence ATGCCGATTCGCCACGCCATCGTCCACCTGATCGACAAGAAGCCCGACGGCAACCCCGCGACGCTGCATGCGCGCGATGCCGAGCTGGGCGACTCCCAGGCCATCGAGAACCTGATGGCCGACCTCAACGAGAGCTACAACGCCAAGCCGAACAAGGCCTGGGGCCTGTTCCAGGGCGAGTCGGGCGCCTACCCGTTCAGCGGTTGGCTGGGCGAGTACCTGGACAGCGGCAAGGACTTCGTCGCCTTCTCCAAGCAGGCGGTGGAGCACCTGAAAACGCTGATGGAAGAGTCCAACCTCTCCACCGGCGGCCACGTGCTGTTCTGCCATTACCAGCAGGGCATGACCGACTACCTGTCCATCGCCCTGCTGCACCACAGCGAAGGCGTGGCGGTCACCGAGGCGCTGGAAGTCACCCCGTCGCGCCACCTGGACCTGGGCCAGCTGCACATGGCCGCGCGGATCAACATCTCCGAGTGGCGCAACAACAAGACGTCCAAGCAGTACATCTCGTTCATCAAGGGCAAGGGCGGCAAGAAGGTCTCGGACTACTTCCGCGACTTCATCGGTTGCACCGAAGGCGTCGACGGGCCGAGCGAGACCCGCACCCTGCTCAAGGCCTTCAGCGACTTCGTGGAAAGCGAAGACCTGCCCGAAGAGCAGGCCCGCGAAAAGACCGACGTGCTGGTGGACTACGCCACCAGCCAGGCGAAGATCGGCGAGCCGATGGCCCTCGACGCGCTCTCCGAACTGATGGACGACCAGGCACCGCGCGCCTTCTACGACTACATCCGCAACAAGGATTACGGCCTGTCGCCGGAAATCCCGGCGGACAAGCGCACCCTCAACCAGTTCCGCCGCTTCACCGGCCGCGCCGAAGGGCTGTCGATCAGCTTCGAGGCGCACCTGCTGGGCAGCAAGGTGGAGTACGACGAGGAGCGCGACATGCTGATCATCCGCGGTCTGCCGACGCAGTTGCAGGACCAGCTCAAGCGCCGCAAGGACTGA
- a CDS encoding glutathione S-transferase C-terminal domain-containing protein: MITLFQFPPAFNVPNVSPFCLKLETFLRLAGLEYQVKPVMDPRKGPKGKLPFITLDGKAIADTAIIMRTLQQYYEFDLDAGLDARGRGWAVSITRLCDEHLVPLLVYFRWLDEQGFRQVKDVMFRGIPAPLRPAVGMLMQRKIRGDLKGRGLMRHSRDELLGFARDDLEALDGMLGDLPYFGGAQPCSADAATYGVLANLILSTLETPLNDMARSYERLVGYCDRMQARVWAS; this comes from the coding sequence ATGATCACTCTTTTCCAGTTCCCGCCCGCCTTCAACGTACCCAACGTCAGCCCCTTCTGCCTGAAGCTGGAGACCTTCCTGCGCCTCGCCGGGCTGGAGTACCAGGTCAAACCTGTGATGGACCCGCGCAAGGGGCCCAAGGGCAAGCTGCCGTTCATAACGCTGGACGGCAAGGCCATCGCCGATACGGCGATCATCATGCGTACGCTGCAGCAGTACTACGAATTCGACCTGGACGCGGGGCTCGACGCCCGTGGCCGCGGTTGGGCGGTATCGATCACCCGTCTGTGCGACGAGCACCTGGTGCCGCTGCTGGTGTACTTCCGCTGGCTCGACGAGCAGGGCTTCCGCCAGGTGAAAGACGTGATGTTCCGCGGCATTCCCGCGCCGCTGCGCCCGGCAGTGGGCATGCTGATGCAACGCAAGATCCGCGGCGACCTGAAGGGACGTGGCCTGATGCGCCATAGCCGCGACGAGCTGCTGGGCTTCGCCCGCGACGACCTCGAAGCCCTGGACGGCATGCTCGGCGACCTGCCGTACTTCGGCGGTGCCCAGCCGTGCAGCGCCGACGCCGCCACCTACGGCGTGCTGGCCAACCTGATCCTCAGCACCCTGGAAACGCCGCTCAACGACATGGCGCGCAGCTACGAACGCCTGGTCGGCTACTGCGACCGCATGCAGGCGCGGGTCTGGGCGTCGTGA
- a CDS encoding GIY-YIG nuclease family protein codes for MTAAEPKPWFVYLVRAENGALYCGISDDAQRRFETHRTGKGARFFHSSPAQALVYVEACPGKGDALRRERAIKALTKKAKERLVLANPFVINAVDVIPSEG; via the coding sequence GTGACCGCGGCCGAACCCAAACCCTGGTTCGTCTACCTGGTGCGTGCCGAGAACGGAGCGCTCTACTGCGGCATCAGCGACGACGCCCAACGCCGGTTCGAAACCCATCGCACCGGCAAGGGCGCGCGCTTCTTCCACTCCAGCCCGGCCCAGGCGCTGGTCTACGTCGAGGCCTGCCCCGGCAAGGGCGACGCCCTGCGCCGTGAGCGCGCAATCAAGGCGCTGACCAAGAAAGCCAAGGAACGCCTGGTGCTGGCCAATCCGTTCGTCATCAACGCCGTGGATGTCATCCCATCCGAGGGATGA
- a CDS encoding amino acid ABC transporter permease: MATHTFKPDLPPPGLSIGPLAWLRANLFSSWFNTLLTLVGIYLVYLIVPPLLEWAIIKADWTGTTRADCSREGACWVFIGSRFGQFMYGFYPEELRWRVDLTVLFVVFGAAPLFLKRFQYKVKYGLGFLVALPIVAYWLLHGGFLGLETVPTSAWGGLMLTVVIAAVGICGAMPLGILLALGRRSKMPAIKVICVTTIEFWRGVPLITVLFMSSVMLPLFLPEGMNLDKLLRAMVMVVLFEAAYIAEVVRGGMQAIPKGQYEAAAAMGLGYWRTMGLVILPQALKLVIPGIVNTFIALFKDTSLVIIIGLFDFLNSIKRATSDPAWLGMATEGYVFAAVVYWIFCFSMSRYSMHLEHKLDTGHKR; this comes from the coding sequence ATGGCAACACATACTTTCAAGCCCGACCTGCCGCCGCCTGGCCTGAGCATCGGCCCGCTGGCCTGGTTGCGCGCCAACCTGTTCTCCAGCTGGTTCAACACGCTGCTGACATTGGTCGGCATCTACCTGGTCTACCTGATCGTGCCGCCGTTGCTGGAGTGGGCGATCATCAAGGCTGACTGGACCGGCACCACCCGCGCCGACTGCTCCCGCGAGGGCGCCTGCTGGGTGTTCATCGGCTCGCGGTTCGGCCAGTTCATGTACGGCTTCTACCCCGAGGAGCTGCGCTGGCGCGTGGATCTCACCGTGCTGTTCGTGGTCTTCGGCGCGGCGCCGCTGTTCCTCAAGCGCTTCCAGTACAAGGTGAAGTACGGCCTGGGCTTCCTCGTGGCGCTGCCGATCGTGGCCTACTGGCTGCTGCACGGCGGCTTCCTCGGCCTGGAGACCGTGCCCACCAGCGCCTGGGGCGGCCTGATGCTCACGGTGGTGATCGCCGCGGTCGGCATCTGCGGGGCGATGCCGCTGGGCATCCTGCTGGCGCTCGGGCGGCGTTCGAAGATGCCGGCAATCAAGGTCATCTGCGTCACCACCATCGAGTTCTGGCGCGGCGTGCCGTTGATCACCGTGCTGTTCATGTCCTCGGTAATGCTGCCGTTGTTCCTGCCCGAAGGCATGAACCTCGACAAGCTGCTGCGGGCCATGGTGATGGTGGTGCTGTTCGAGGCCGCGTATATCGCCGAGGTCGTTCGCGGTGGCATGCAGGCCATTCCCAAAGGGCAGTACGAAGCCGCGGCCGCGATGGGCCTGGGTTACTGGCGGACCATGGGTCTGGTGATCCTGCCGCAGGCGCTCAAGCTGGTGATTCCCGGCATCGTCAACACCTTCATTGCGCTGTTCAAGGACACCAGCCTGGTGATCATCATCGGCCTGTTCGACTTCCTGAATAGCATCAAGCGCGCGACCTCGGACCCAGCCTGGCTGGGCATGGCCACCGAAGGCTATGTATTCGCCGCGGTCGTCTACTGGATTTTCTGTTTCAGCATGTCCCGCTACTCCATGCACCTGGAGCACAAGCTGGACACCGGCCACAAGCGTTAG
- the pcsA gene encoding phosphatidylcholine synthase, translating into MNLSKAKAWGAHAVTSSGVILALLALLALVDNRPQACLLWLGVALLVDGLDGTLARKFDVKAVLPHFDGSTLDLVIDYLTYVFIPAIFIYRYVPLPVHTELLAVGVILVSSLFCFCNVNMKSKDNYFVGFPAAWNVVAVYFFVLDLHPWVSFVTVLVLAALTLTRMKFLHPFRVRQFMPLNIAVTFVWMLSSALLILQHPVDQPWLLGLWFAASAYFVGVCVWRTAMEWFH; encoded by the coding sequence ATGAACCTCAGTAAAGCCAAGGCCTGGGGCGCCCACGCGGTGACCTCCAGCGGTGTCATCCTCGCGCTGCTCGCGCTCCTGGCGCTGGTCGACAACAGGCCGCAAGCCTGCCTTCTCTGGCTGGGCGTGGCGCTGCTGGTGGATGGCCTGGACGGCACCCTGGCGCGCAAGTTCGACGTCAAGGCGGTGCTTCCACACTTCGATGGCTCGACCCTGGACCTGGTGATCGACTACCTCACCTACGTCTTCATCCCCGCGATCTTCATCTACCGCTACGTGCCGCTGCCGGTGCACACCGAGCTGCTGGCGGTGGGGGTGATCCTGGTGTCCTCGCTGTTCTGCTTCTGCAACGTCAACATGAAGAGCAAGGACAACTACTTCGTCGGCTTCCCGGCCGCATGGAACGTGGTGGCGGTGTACTTCTTCGTGCTCGACCTGCACCCCTGGGTGAGCTTCGTCACCGTGCTGGTGCTGGCCGCGCTGACCCTGACCCGCATGAAGTTCCTGCACCCCTTCCGCGTGCGCCAGTTCATGCCGCTGAACATCGCCGTGACCTTCGTCTGGATGCTCAGCAGCGCGCTGCTGATCCTCCAGCATCCGGTCGACCAACCCTGGTTGTTGGGCCTGTGGTTCGCGGCTTCGGCCTACTTCGTCGGCGTCTGCGTCTGGCGCACGGCGATGGAGTGGTTCCACTAA